The Leptolyngbya iicbica LK DNA window GACGACTCTTTCATCACGGGAATGCCATCAATTTCGACGAGCTTATAAACTCCATTAACTGGACTCCCCGTGACCAGACGAGTGCCCAAACCATAACCGTCGATGACGGCCCCAGATTGCTTTAGCCGTACAATTTCATATTCGTCAATGTCGCCACTGGCAAAAATGGGGATATCCGGCAGCAGCTCGCGCACCTGCTGCGAGAGCCCGGCAATATCGCCAGAATCGAGGCGCACGCCCGCTAAAGCGGCTTGTCCTTGTTGGCGCTGGTTGGCCAGGTGCTGGGCCGCTGCCACCGTATTAAAGGTGTCGATCAGCAACGGCGCTCCGGGAAAGTAGCGATGAAACGCTTCAAAAGCGTCGGTTTCACTGCCTTCCAGGGCCGCGATCGCCATCACTAATGCATGGGCCATGGTGCCCGTCGGTTTCTGCCCCAATTGCAGCGCTGCCAACACGTTCGAGGTGCTATCGAGCCCGCCCGCGATCGCCGCCCGCGCCGCCCATAACGCCCCTTGGGGACTGAAGGCGCGGCGGGTGCCAAATTCCAGCAATTTCGCTTCGGGACCCGCCACATCCCGCAGGCGAGCTGCCCGCGTGGCAATCAGGGTTTGATAATTGAGCGTATTTAGCAGATACGTTTCCACCACTTGGGCTTGCCACAGCGGCGCTTCAATGCGCAGCAGCGGTTCGTTGGCAAAGACGGCAGTGCCCTCCGGCACCGCCCACACATCCCCGGTGAATTTGGCGTGGCGTAGGGTTTCCCAAAAGGCGGCGGGCGCATGGGCAAAGATCCCCGTCGCCTGGAGCTGCTCAAGGTGGCGATCGCTAAACGTAAAGGCTTCCAGGTACTCGATCGCCTGAGTCAACCCCATCGCAATGAGATAGCCAAAGTTTGGCGGCAATCGGCGGGTAAACAGCTCAAAGCTGGCCCGCCGCTGATCTAAGCCCTCACCGACATAGCAGGCGCTCATGGTGAGCTGATAGAGATCCGTCAGCAAACTGTAATCTTCTGGCAAAACCTGTAAAGGAGAGAGTGACATAGCGAGCCTTGGGCGACTTATGGTTATTTTAACCATAAATATCTGATGTGTCTCGTGAAATGAAAGCCAGGTTTATGAAGATTTCATGGCTTGAAAAATGACGGCAAATTGGCTGGACTGACCTTTGAATAGTCTTTGGCGATGGTTGGTGATGCCGCAAGATCTGTCTTAAGTGCCATCAAAGCCGGCGTGATATCGCTACTAAAGCATGATATTTGGTGGCCTGATTTTGGTGGAAGCTAATATTTCCCCTTGGAACGAGATTCCCCAACGGGGCTATGCTGAAGGGTGGAAATCTGTTGCTGTGACTATGGAAACGCGCGATCTGCCTCGCCCCGACCCCACCTGGAAAGCTGTTTTGCGGCTGATGCGTTGGGATAAACCCACCGGGCGGTTGATTTTAATGGTGCCAGCGCTGTGGTCCTTGTATTTGGCCGCACGGGGGACGCCGCCAGTGGGCTTGCTCGGGGTGATCATTGTGGGCAGCTTAGTCACCAGTGCGGCGGGCTGTGTCGTCAACGACCTGTGGGATCGTGACATTGATCCTCAGGTGCAGCGCACCAAAACTCGACCGCTGGCAGCGAAAGCCTTATCGGTGCGAGTGGCGATCGCCCTCGCCATCCTCATGTTTCTCTG harbors:
- a CDS encoding nicotinate phosphoribosyltransferase, translated to MSLSPLQVLPEDYSLLTDLYQLTMSACYVGEGLDQRRASFELFTRRLPPNFGYLIAMGLTQAIEYLEAFTFSDRHLEQLQATGIFAHAPAAFWETLRHAKFTGDVWAVPEGTAVFANEPLLRIEAPLWQAQVVETYLLNTLNYQTLIATRAARLRDVAGPEAKLLEFGTRRAFSPQGALWAARAAIAGGLDSTSNVLAALQLGQKPTGTMAHALVMAIAALEGSETDAFEAFHRYFPGAPLLIDTFNTVAAAQHLANQRQQGQAALAGVRLDSGDIAGLSQQVRELLPDIPIFASGDIDEYEIVRLKQSGAVIDGYGLGTRLVTGSPVNGVYKLVEIDGIPVMKESSSKVTYPGRKQIFRQYAGDRATHDFLALTTESPPPGAQPLLQPVMQQGQLITPLEDLPAIAQRTAQSVASLSPAVRQVQDPGPYTVETTPALAQLTQATRHQTKSTVPSGGQS